From one Gracilinanus agilis isolate LMUSP501 chromosome 5, AgileGrace, whole genome shotgun sequence genomic stretch:
- the USP18 gene encoding ubl carboxyl-terminal hydrolase 18 — MKKKTRQLRYLFNAGDCYTGPVGLYNIGQTCCLNSLLQVFIMNQNFTKILKRITMPRELEDRKRSVPCQLLLLLEKMQDSRLRAVWPVELAFCLKTCNVPLFVQHDAAQLFLTLWNLIQSQITDLDLSERLKTLYTVTVQESLVCLDCNSKNHRDSRMLILSLSLFDNDSKPLKTLEDSLHYFLQPKMLSEKNKCLYENCGKMTYWQQTLKLMHLPPMLTFHLMRFSCKDFSNTQKIIHPLSFPQRLDFSQVLPEEQDWGDSEGQQYELFAVVAHMGTANFGHYCAYICNPADGQWFCFNDSSVCWVMWEDIKRTYGNYNLYWGETAYLLFYKKTETSLTSS, encoded by the exons ATGAAGAAGAAGACAAGGCAGCTGAGATACCTCTTCAATGCTGGAGACTGCTATACAg GCCCTGTTGGTTTGTACAATATAGGACAGACTTGTTGCCTTAACTCTTTGCTCCAGGTGTTCATCATGAACCAGAATTTCACCAAGATCTTGAAGAG GATCACGATGCCTAGGGAACTGGAAGATCGAAAGAGAAGTGTCCCTTGCCAGCTACTTCTGCTCCTGGAGAAGATGCAAGACAGCCGGTTGAGAGCAGTATGGCCTGTGGAGCTGGCATTCTGCTTGAAAACCTGTAACGTGCCTT TGTTTGTCCAGCATGATGCTGCCCAACTATTCTTGACCCTCTGGAATTTGATTCAGAGCCAAATTACAGACTTAGATCTG tCAGAGAGGCTGAAGACCTTATATACTGTCACGGTACAGGAGTCCCTGGTCTGTCTGGACTGCAATTCAAAGAACCACAGAGATAGCAGGATGTTGATcctttctctatcactttttgATAATGACTCAAAACCTCTGAAAACCCTG GAGGATTCCCTACATTATTTTCTCCAGCCCAAGATGTTGTCAGAAAAAAACAAGTGTCTCTATGAGAACTGTGGGAAGATGACTTATTGGCAACAG ACCCTGAAGTTAATGCATTTGCCCCCGATGCTGACATTCCACCTCATGCGCTTCTCTTGTAAAGATTTCTCAAACACTCAGAAGATCATTCACCCACTGAGTTTTCCCCAACGCCTGGATTTCAGTCAGGTTCTTCCAGAAGAACAAGATTGGGGGGACTCTGAAGGACAG CAA TATGAACTTTTTGCCGTGGTTGCTCACATGGGGACAGCCAACTTTGGACATTACTGCGCTTATATCTGTAATCCTGCTGATGGCCAATGGTTCTGCTTTAATGACTCCAGTGTCTGCTGG GTGATGTGGGAAGACATCAAAAGGACCTATGGGAACTATAACTTATATTG GGGAGAAACAGCATATCTTCTGTTTTATAAGAAGACTGAAACCTCATTGACTAGTTCTTAA